One window of the Ictidomys tridecemlineatus isolate mIctTri1 chromosome 11, mIctTri1.hap1, whole genome shotgun sequence genome contains the following:
- the LOC120890526 gene encoding uncharacterized protein LOC120890526 isoform X2, whose translation MDEEPPPQGIPRGGGDGPAPSGDGPRQLGPWREATRASILALLQRTRPPSHRQAQAPAAPTFPRRRGIHSQPPPPPAPHPQPSEAPPLQPPAGLLAFTGTNRRLASTTLVPIRAGRRRGFSNVIQAPPGAPRSLLFGESQTGIELASLPGGSDLLRPGLEGGLEGGLAPFPGRVLQLSTFRAVTGLSRGEGLVFYPDCMLGLKDEAPKDHPSIFTIEAE comes from the exons ATGGATGAGGAGCCGCCTCCTCAGGGAATACCGAGAGGTGGAGGGGACGGCCCCGCCCCCTCAGGGGACGGGCCGCGGCAGTTGGGGCCGTGGCGAGAGGCCACCAGGGCGTCTATCCTTGCTCTTCTCCAGAGAACCCGGCCTCCCAGCCACCGCCAAGCCCAAGCACCAGCAGCTCCTACCTTTCCGCGGCGCCGGGGGATCCACTCCCAGCCGCCTCCGCCACCGGCTCCCCATCCACAGCCTTCCGAAGCCCCGCCCCTTCAACCGCCGGCCGGGCTACTGGCGTTCACCGGGACCAATCGCCGTCTCGCCTCTACAACGCTAGTCCCAATCCGCGCTGGCCGGAGGAGGGGCTTCTCCAATGTCATTCAAGCTCCTCCCGGGGCCCCAAGATCCCTTTTGTTTGGGGAGAGCCAAACTGGGATTGAGCTCGCGTCACTTCCGGGAGGAAGCGATCTCCTCCGGCCGGGGCTGGAGGGTGGGCTCGAGGGTGGGCTCGCGCCCTTCCCGGGCCGGGTTCTGCAACTTTCAACGTTCCGTGCGGTTACTGGGCTGAGCCGTGGCGAGGGTCTCGTGTTTTACCCCGATTGTATG CTAGGGCTCAAAGATGAAGCACCCAAAGACCACCCTTCTATTTTCACGATTGAAGCAGAATAG
- the LOC120890526 gene encoding uncharacterized protein LOC120890526 isoform X1, whose translation MDEEPPPQGIPRGGGDGPAPSGDGPRQLGPWREATRASILALLQRTRPPSHRQAQAPAAPTFPRRRGIHSQPPPPPAPHPQPSEAPPLQPPAGLLAFTGTNRRLASTTLVPIRAGRRRGFSNVIQAPPGAPRSLLFGESQTGIELASLPGGSDLLRPGLEGGLEGGLAPFPGRVLQLSTFRAVTGLSRGEGLVFYPDCMKLGLKDEAPKDHPSIFTIEAE comes from the exons ATGGATGAGGAGCCGCCTCCTCAGGGAATACCGAGAGGTGGAGGGGACGGCCCCGCCCCCTCAGGGGACGGGCCGCGGCAGTTGGGGCCGTGGCGAGAGGCCACCAGGGCGTCTATCCTTGCTCTTCTCCAGAGAACCCGGCCTCCCAGCCACCGCCAAGCCCAAGCACCAGCAGCTCCTACCTTTCCGCGGCGCCGGGGGATCCACTCCCAGCCGCCTCCGCCACCGGCTCCCCATCCACAGCCTTCCGAAGCCCCGCCCCTTCAACCGCCGGCCGGGCTACTGGCGTTCACCGGGACCAATCGCCGTCTCGCCTCTACAACGCTAGTCCCAATCCGCGCTGGCCGGAGGAGGGGCTTCTCCAATGTCATTCAAGCTCCTCCCGGGGCCCCAAGATCCCTTTTGTTTGGGGAGAGCCAAACTGGGATTGAGCTCGCGTCACTTCCGGGAGGAAGCGATCTCCTCCGGCCGGGGCTGGAGGGTGGGCTCGAGGGTGGGCTCGCGCCCTTCCCGGGCCGGGTTCTGCAACTTTCAACGTTCCGTGCGGTTACTGGGCTGAGCCGTGGCGAGGGTCTCGTGTTTTACCCCGATTGTATG AAGCTAGGGCTCAAAGATGAAGCACCCAAAGACCACCCTTCTATTTTCACGATTGAAGCAGAATAG